Proteins found in one Lutimonas zeaxanthinifaciens genomic segment:
- a CDS encoding LuxR C-terminal-related transcriptional regulator — protein MLKREIENLNDFLEKFSGRYKDSLKPERDLEVLKTAGLSQTECMYILDFSLNKMIFKKGFMSFLGYSERSITLESYIKCIHPEDVDMVSKIGMATIIHTSSHPNENRDNVLYISFRIRKSNGEYVKVLSQSSVFEVDSEGHMVSSLVKVSDISFMEDNNLVKYNFVAQNLDEEAFKKAIYGENYDLFTSRELDIINEIEKGATTEEIAQILEISKHTVATHRKKILKKSGCHSAEELLHFCRKNGIL, from the coding sequence ATGCTAAAAAGGGAAATTGAGAATTTGAATGATTTTTTAGAGAAGTTTTCAGGACGATACAAAGACAGTTTAAAACCTGAAAGAGACCTTGAGGTTCTGAAGACTGCAGGCTTGAGCCAGACAGAATGCATGTACATATTAGATTTTTCATTGAACAAAATGATTTTTAAGAAGGGATTTATGAGTTTTCTGGGCTATTCTGAAAGGTCCATAACTCTTGAATCTTACATAAAATGCATTCATCCTGAAGATGTGGATATGGTCAGTAAGATTGGAATGGCGACGATCATCCATACCAGTAGCCATCCCAATGAAAATCGAGATAATGTGCTTTACATTTCGTTCCGGATCAGAAAAAGCAATGGAGAATATGTGAAGGTCTTGAGTCAATCTTCGGTTTTTGAGGTTGATTCAGAGGGACATATGGTGAGCTCCCTGGTCAAAGTAAGCGACATCTCATTTATGGAGGACAATAATCTTGTTAAATACAATTTTGTTGCTCAGAATTTGGATGAAGAGGCTTTTAAAAAAGCGATTTACGGAGAAAATTATGATCTTTTTACCTCACGGGAACTGGATATCATCAATGAAATTGAGAAAGGAGCTACCACAGAGGAAATAGCCCAGATTCTGGAGATAAGTAAACATACGGTAGCCACCCACCGAAAAAAGATCTTAAAGAAGAGTGGTTGTCATTCTGCCGAAGAATTACTGCATTTTTGCAGGAAAAACGGGATTTTGTAG
- a CDS encoding DUF2797 domain-containing protein, with the protein MKYTGVLKKMATENTSPVSYYLDMGEDFLNMNQLIGKTLSIEFVKYQCLACGEDKKIFRQGFCYEDFFKQPQAGDWIMRPELSTAHLGKEDRDLEFEKKMQLQPHVVYLANSSNVKVGVTRKAQIPTRWIDQGAHEAIEIVEVPNRYLAGITEVALKEHVADKTNWRKMLTNSVEDVDLATERDKLFEFVPEEAKPYFIENNKETEITFPVDQYPEKIKSLNLDKTPNYSGVLKGVKGQYLIFEDNTVFNVRNWEGYVVEIMI; encoded by the coding sequence ATGAAATATACCGGAGTTCTAAAAAAAATGGCCACGGAAAACACTTCACCAGTTTCTTATTATTTAGATATGGGAGAGGATTTTCTGAATATGAATCAACTGATCGGGAAAACGCTGTCCATTGAATTCGTAAAATATCAATGCCTTGCATGTGGAGAAGATAAAAAGATTTTTAGACAAGGCTTTTGTTATGAAGATTTTTTTAAGCAGCCTCAGGCCGGAGACTGGATCATGAGGCCTGAATTGAGCACCGCCCACCTTGGAAAAGAGGACCGTGATTTGGAATTTGAAAAAAAAATGCAGTTGCAGCCACACGTAGTTTATCTAGCGAACAGTAGTAATGTCAAAGTGGGTGTAACTCGTAAGGCCCAGATTCCAACCCGCTGGATCGATCAGGGAGCCCATGAAGCCATTGAGATCGTAGAGGTGCCAAACCGGTACCTCGCGGGAATTACGGAGGTTGCACTGAAAGAACACGTCGCTGATAAAACTAACTGGCGAAAAATGCTGACCAATTCAGTTGAAGATGTTGATCTGGCCACTGAACGCGATAAACTTTTTGAATTCGTTCCGGAAGAAGCTAAACCCTACTTTATTGAAAATAATAAAGAAACCGAGATTACTTTTCCCGTCGATCAATATCCGGAAAAAATAAAAAGCCTGAACTTAGATAAAACTCCAAATTATTCCGGGGTTTTGAAAGGTGTAAAAGGACAATACCTGATCTTTGAAGATAATACCGTTTTCAATGTTCGTAATTGGGAAGGGTATGTGGTGGAAATAATGATTTGA
- a CDS encoding 5-(carboxyamino)imidazole ribonucleotide synthase, translating into MKNYFSSDFRLGVLGGGQLGRMLLSETQKYDIFTVILDGDKNAPCAQICNEFHHGSLMDFDTVYEFGKKVDVLTIEIEHVNIEALKKLAQEGLKIFPQPRILEIIQHKGRQKDFFAEHGIPTAPYSRFGSVEELRASDVASSFPFVWKSAQFGYDGTGVKVIRSEADLDGLPEVDCIAEEMIPFKNELAVIVSRNESGEIKTYPVVEMEFHPTANQVEYVICPARIDASVAEKAREIALRVADQFGIVGLLAVEMFQTEDDQILVNEVAPRTHNSGHYSIEASYTSQFEQHMRSILNMPLGDTDSKVAGIMVNLVGAEGFSGDVVYQGMEDILHIPGVTPHIYGKKQTRPFRKMGHVTIVNEDIAKAREIAAQVKSTIKVVAR; encoded by the coding sequence GTGAAAAATTACTTTTCATCAGACTTTAGGCTCGGGGTCCTTGGAGGAGGCCAGTTAGGCCGTATGTTACTTTCGGAAACACAGAAATATGACATCTTTACCGTAATTCTTGACGGAGATAAAAATGCACCCTGTGCACAAATTTGTAATGAATTTCATCATGGAAGCCTGATGGATTTTGATACGGTTTATGAATTTGGCAAAAAGGTCGATGTGCTGACCATTGAGATCGAACACGTCAATATTGAGGCTTTGAAAAAGCTGGCTCAGGAAGGCTTAAAAATCTTTCCACAACCCCGGATTCTTGAGATCATTCAGCATAAAGGCCGTCAAAAAGATTTTTTTGCTGAGCACGGTATTCCTACGGCGCCTTATTCGCGATTTGGTTCTGTTGAGGAGTTGCGGGCCTCGGATGTTGCTTCGAGCTTCCCTTTTGTGTGGAAGTCTGCGCAATTTGGTTATGACGGAACGGGAGTTAAAGTTATTCGTTCAGAGGCGGATTTGGACGGTTTACCCGAAGTGGATTGTATAGCGGAAGAAATGATTCCTTTTAAAAATGAATTGGCCGTGATCGTTTCTCGTAATGAGAGCGGAGAGATCAAAACCTATCCGGTTGTTGAAATGGAATTCCATCCCACGGCCAATCAGGTGGAATATGTGATCTGCCCCGCTCGAATTGATGCCTCTGTAGCTGAAAAAGCGCGGGAAATAGCCTTGCGCGTGGCGGATCAGTTTGGAATCGTGGGCTTACTGGCGGTTGAAATGTTTCAGACCGAAGATGATCAGATTCTGGTTAATGAAGTTGCTCCGCGAACCCACAACTCAGGGCATTACAGTATTGAGGCTTCGTATACGAGCCAGTTTGAACAGCATATGCGATCCATTTTGAATATGCCCTTGGGCGATACAGACAGTAAAGTGGCCGGTATTATGGTGAATTTGGTTGGAGCCGAGGGCTTTTCTGGCGATGTGGTCTATCAGGGCATGGAGGATATCCTGCATATTCCCGGGGTAACACCTCATATTTATGGGAAAAAACAGACCCGCCCCTTCAGAAAAATGGGCCATGTAACCATTGTGAATGAGGATATAGCCAAAGCGCGAGAGATAGCGGCACAAGTGAAAAGCACGATCAAGGTGGTGGCGAGGTAG
- the greA gene encoding transcription elongation factor GreA, whose amino-acid sequence MSDVAYYSAEGLKKLRDELEQLEHVERPRVTKEIADARDKGDLSENAEYHAAKEEQSLLEYKIAQLKDTLSKARLIDESLLDTSKVLALSKVKIKNIENNMEFEYTLVADAVSDLSQGKLSVGSPIGKGLLGKEVGDVAEIQVPSGIMKFEILSISR is encoded by the coding sequence ATGAGTGATGTAGCCTACTATTCAGCCGAGGGGTTGAAAAAACTGAGAGATGAGCTTGAGCAATTGGAACATGTTGAACGACCAAGAGTAACCAAGGAAATTGCTGATGCACGAGATAAAGGGGATTTGAGTGAAAATGCTGAATACCATGCTGCCAAAGAGGAGCAGTCTTTGCTTGAATATAAAATTGCTCAATTAAAAGATACCTTGTCCAAGGCGAGGCTAATCGACGAATCCTTGCTTGATACTTCAAAAGTATTGGCTTTATCAAAGGTGAAGATCAAGAATATTGAAAACAATATGGAATTTGAGTACACTTTGGTTGCTGATGCAGTGTCGGATCTTTCACAGGGAAAGCTCTCCGTAGGATCTCCAATAGGGAAAGGACTTTTGGGAAAAGAAGTAGGGGATGTTGCTGAGATTCAGGTGCCAAGTGGTATTATGAAATTTGAAATTCTGAGTATTTCAAGATAG
- a CDS encoding HIT family protein: MSTLFTKIINGEIPSYKVAENDHYFAFLDINPNSKGHTLVVPKKEDDKIFDLNEDEYLQLMRFSYKVAKAIERAVPCERVGMTVIGLEVPHVHVHLIPLHTMADANFSKKEELTRELFQEIAYEISRNFKE; encoded by the coding sequence ATGAGTACCCTATTCACCAAGATCATTAATGGAGAGATCCCGAGCTATAAAGTGGCGGAGAATGATCATTATTTCGCCTTTTTAGACATTAACCCTAATTCCAAGGGACATACCCTTGTGGTGCCCAAAAAAGAGGATGATAAAATATTTGATCTGAACGAAGATGAATATTTACAGTTGATGCGTTTTTCTTACAAAGTTGCAAAAGCCATTGAACGGGCAGTTCCTTGCGAACGCGTGGGAATGACTGTTATCGGCTTGGAAGTTCCACATGTACATGTACACCTGATTCCATTGCATACTATGGCAGACGCTAATTTTTCAAAGAAAGAGGAACTGACCCGTGAATTATTTCAGGAGATTGCCTATGAGATTTCCCGAAACTTCAAAGAGTAG
- a CDS encoding DUF3999 family protein: MKVIVRVKFLIIFVFLLCLKAFGQNNEFDYKREITGIKDQWHRIELPIETMNNLYHGFNELRIIGITRKKDSVEVPYFLNHLQDKTILLDIPFNVINSSYTKKGYYVTLEIPKDGDINRIKLNFDEKNFDWRLKLEASQDQLNWFTIEDDYRILSIKNQDTDYQFTDINFATARYKYFRILVKKVKDPKFLSAKISSIQENKGNYRAYKIASLDSSENTELNTSVYEIQMTDQVPVSSMTISLDANYDFYRPVSIEYLSDSTKTEKGWRYRYRTLLNGTLSSFEDSRYDFKSTLLKKLRVKIYNRDNQPLNIEKFEVGGFSYEIIARFDELAKYYLFYGSEKAQKPSYDLQYFKAKIPTELKPLTLGAEQKIEKIIPAPKEPFLKNKLWLWAVMIVIIAMLGWFTFKMMKSK; the protein is encoded by the coding sequence ATGAAAGTGATAGTGAGGGTTAAATTTCTGATCATCTTTGTTTTTTTGTTGTGCCTGAAGGCTTTCGGTCAAAATAATGAATTCGATTACAAAAGAGAGATCACCGGGATAAAAGATCAATGGCATCGTATAGAATTGCCCATTGAAACGATGAATAACCTTTACCACGGATTTAATGAACTTCGTATCATTGGAATTACCCGAAAAAAAGATTCCGTTGAGGTTCCTTATTTTCTCAATCATTTACAGGATAAAACGATTCTACTTGATATTCCCTTTAACGTCATCAATTCTTCTTATACTAAAAAAGGATATTATGTTACCCTGGAAATCCCAAAGGATGGAGACATTAATCGGATTAAACTGAATTTCGATGAAAAGAACTTTGACTGGCGCTTAAAGCTGGAAGCAAGTCAGGATCAATTGAACTGGTTTACAATTGAAGATGATTACAGAATCCTTTCCATTAAGAATCAAGATACTGACTATCAGTTCACTGATATTAATTTTGCTACCGCCCGCTATAAATATTTCAGAATATTGGTTAAAAAGGTCAAAGACCCTAAATTTCTTTCTGCCAAAATAAGTTCAATTCAGGAAAACAAAGGGAATTATCGCGCCTATAAAATTGCATCCCTTGATTCTTCTGAAAATACGGAATTGAATACTAGTGTTTATGAGATCCAAATGACAGATCAGGTCCCGGTCAGTTCAATGACAATTTCTTTGGATGCCAACTATGATTTTTACCGCCCTGTTAGCATAGAATACCTATCTGACAGCACCAAAACAGAAAAAGGTTGGAGATACCGTTACAGAACGCTTTTAAACGGGACTCTAAGCTCCTTTGAAGATTCTCGATATGATTTTAAAAGCACACTTTTGAAGAAGTTACGGGTTAAAATCTATAATCGCGACAATCAGCCCTTAAACATCGAGAAATTCGAAGTGGGCGGATTCTCCTATGAAATCATTGCAAGGTTTGATGAGCTGGCTAAATATTATCTGTTTTACGGATCTGAAAAAGCTCAAAAACCAAGTTATGACCTTCAGTATTTTAAAGCTAAAATTCCGACAGAACTGAAACCTTTGACACTTGGAGCAGAACAAAAGATCGAAAAAATAATCCCTGCTCCTAAAGAACCATTTCTCAAGAATAAACTTTGGCTTTGGGCTGTGATGATTGTGATCATAGCCATGCTGGGATGGTTCACTTTTAAAATGATGAAATCAAAATAA